The Cheilinus undulatus linkage group 21, ASM1832078v1, whole genome shotgun sequence region CACATCATCAGTTTTTTTGGCTTACTTGTGAGCTACTGTGTCTGGATTTTTCCTCATGCAGTTAAGTCAGACATTTAGACAATGCTTATTAAGAAATGTCTTCTCCAACAGTTATTTCAAATACAACCCCTCATGAACCCACACCTCAGCTGTGTGGTTCATAACTGTTAAGCTGCTATTTCCTGTTTGTTGTCCTCTCAGGGAAATGCACCTCTTCAGAGCCACATATTTGGGTTCTAAGTTGTCAAATCATTAGAAAACTGGATGAATGACTTGGATGATTAGTTTCTCATCAGTGGTTGaactattttcttttgtttgtttcttatttgttttgcattgaTGTAGTCTTGTTGTTTTCATGATATAGAAACCGGGATACATAAATTCAGCATATAGCATCACTTGCTGGTGGTGAAAAGCAGGTATGAACAAAACTCACAACattaatgcatgcatgcaacAATTATGAACTACAGATTACTCAACATTAAAGCTcatcaaacaggaagttttcTGGCTGTTGTGCCACTGTCATACTGATGTACTTGTTCAGGTTAGGCTTAGATTCTTCCCTGTATGGGACTTCaatttatatacatatatatatatatacatatatatatatatatgtatatatatatatgatttatatatatgatatatatgaGGACTTTTCCttatcctttaaaaaataccaaacacTGTTAAATTTAACCTAAATAATTTCAGGCAAATCAGGACATACCTTATTAAAGTGCTGTCCTTAAGTTTCTATAGTCAATACCATTCTAACATATTGACTAACTAGCGACTTACTAATCACTGTATGaaagagcattaaaaaaatatcagacaaGAAGCATTTCTCATATCACCACTGTAGCATCCTCCAATCGTACAAGCTTCTGAGCTTGAAAActtccaaaatgtaaaaagtctGTCTGAGACATAAAGCCCCAACACCTCCACTAAATGAATACATAAACTCTCCTGATATACTGACAAGAGCCACTGATAGAGAGGACATGAGAAACCCATTAGATGTCCCACCTTTGACGAACTAAAACTGTGACCACACTTAcccattttttcatttctatgtGTACATACTGACATACATTAACGTAAAGTGCAATATTACATTCATAAAAACACCTTTGTATGCTATTCCTGTGTAATATtacatgcataaacacatctATATATGCAAATTCTGTGCAATTGGGCTTTGTGcaattctttaaataaataggCCAAGaacaaatgtgcattttttacaAGCACATTTATAACCATGTGCAACACATTAACAGGAAAGCACCAAAGTACTTTACAATATGCCTTAGGAACATCAATGCCTTGCACACTTTAACTGTAATGGCCACTTTATTCCTGGTCAGTCTTGTGGATAGTCATATAGCCAACTTCTGTATTGTTATATGTAGACGTTTGTATAATAATACACTGTTTATGATGattggtctctgtgtgtttcttggttttatttttatttttttcaatatagAGGCTACATGCTTAATGTAaacttttatttgtatagcatcTACCAGGGACAGGGAATTAacctatggctacaatctggctcATTTATGTTCAAGTTTAAGTGCACtgacccctaaaataaataaataaataaataaatgtgatacCACCTGCACTCACCTCGCACATCCAGATCTACCTTAAAGTTGATAAAGTGTGTGTGAATGTTCCCAAGCACGTTCTCGGCCACCTGGTGTCCATATTTCAGATTTCCATCCATAAgataagaagaagaaatgtaGCCAGTGGCATGCACCTTAGCCTCCACTGATCCACTCTGGTAGAAGATGAAGTCCCACATATAGTCATAGTTTCCTATTGCCGTGATTGTCCTCATCACCAAAGCACTGTTCACCATCCCCCCATAGCTGTTGTGGAAAAAGTCTGCGAAATGCCTCCGCAGAGGCTGACCCAAGTTGTGCTCAAAGACGCAAATTGAATTTCGAAATCTGACCGGGGTTGGGACATCAATGTAGCGGTACGTGTCGATGTAGGTGGCATCGTAGGGGCAGTCCACACCACGGGCTAGTTCATGCGCAAAGCGTCCTATCCCGATGCTGGAGTCTAAAAACTTCGTCATCATCATCCCTGGAGTCACTGAGCCGTACACTGACATGGCCTCTTGCACACTCAGCTCATAGATGATCCTCTCACCTTTGAAACGCACGTCAAAAACCCTCGCGCCCGTTTGAGCGCTCAGTCCAAAGACAAAGCTCCAGTCCAAGTAAACCACGTGATTGTTGCTGATGCTGTAGCGTTTGCCTTCCACGTTAAACAGCTGCGGACCGATCTGCTGAGTTTTGTGCTTTGGTCTCAGTGATCCATAATCAGCTGTCTCCttgtactttattttctttacagaTCCAGCTTCATACTTCTGTTTGAGTTCCTCTACAGTGTCAAAGTACTGACCATTGTAAAGCAGCCGCTCCACTTGCCATTCGGAAGCGTTGACGCTCTCATGGTTGACCAGAACCTCGAAGCCCACCGGATGGATGTACATGCCGCTCATGTCTCTGAAGAAAGACACCCAGGTCTTCCTGTCCCCGGCTCGGACTCCACGAGGCATCTGCTCAAACGCATTCAGCTGCTTGTCCTCATCCACGTCGAAACTCTCTTTCATGAGCTTGTCAAGTTTGGAGAAGACATGGCgctgaaaaaaactgaaaagtaaTGCGTATTCTCCAACGGTGACGGCGCGCGAAGTGATAGGCAGGTCTGTCTTGTACCTCTCCTTGGTGACATCCTTGTAGTATGTTGGGTTTGGAAGAGGCCCCACTACGTACTCCTTTATGTAGCCGTGCGCACCGTGGAAGACCACCACCGTTGCCTCCCTGACAGGCTTGACACCTTTCCCATCCAAGAAAGCCAGTGCGTCCACTTTCCTTGGCAAGGACAGgtctattaaaaacaaaaagttttccCATGGCTTCGTGATCTGGTTTGTGGATATGTCCAAGTCTTTTTGTTTGAGCATGAACTGCTGGACCTGCAAGTATTCCTCCTGGGTGAGATCTGCGAACACGACGCTACGTTCATCGTGTTTGACCCGCAGCGGGTGGGTAGGACGAGCGGAACATTTGGGCGCCCTGCTGGAGTGGATCGCAATTAGAACTATGTTGAGAATGATTGAGAAAAGGACCAGTAGGATCAGCACCCATTTCACAAGAGAGTTCATTCTCTTCTCTACCATTACGCACAGGCTcgaaaagagggaggagaggagtgaGCCATGGGATTGAGTTAACAGTCTAGCCAACTTTGAGAATAGGCGCGCCCCTCAATCCATCCGTTCCCCTCCCCCTTCTGTTGCAATACCACCATTCCAGCTCCACACAGCCTCTCTCTATAACATGATATAAACAGCTATAATGGTACATTCATTTTTCAGCGCCCAAACGGCAATTTTACGCACGCCCTTCGGTGTTTTTACGCACGCTGTCTAAACGTCACATCATGGTGGTTGAGGATGTGCACACTTTCGTGTGCTGCAAATAATCTTCTTGGGTCCCTCTGTTTTTGTAGAGTTGTTTAAAAACGTGCAATTCCTTTTAGAAAGGCAACATATGTTTGGTTAAAAATACACGGCGATAAACGAGTTAAAGCACTTCATCCAAAGAATGTGAACAGTAATTCAGTGCAAATGCTACAGCCTGTCTCCCATTCATCCTCTTGGTGCTATTCGAAACCTTTTCAGCATGAGACAGGACTCATTGAAGTTTCATCCAAATCACAGCAGCCACACAGGGTACTGGGCAGATCCTTGTATGCAGAACTGACTGTGATAGTGACTACTATAGAGACCTTAAGCAATAAATCTTATGCCAAAGTTGTATTCATACAACTTTCAAGTCAAGAgctaactttttgtttttaaagatttatgatCTTTCACTTTAACTGCAAATTGGAATATCTTTGATGGGTAAGCCAACATCATCAGTAACTCAGGATTATAGCAGCTTTAGTGGACTTAGtcaaataacaacaacaaatagTTAAGAAAATGTGTAATGCACATTTTCATCATAGCAACTAGTAGTTATGCATTAAGGAAATAATACAGGCCAACTTCTAGGATTGCTCAAAACATTTGATAGTTTAAAAGTGTTGGTTGGATGGAGGATTGAAAACTTTGTTTCATTTAACTTATTATCAACAGAGTCTGAAAGTGGTTCTTCAATGTGGACTAAAGTCAGCCCCCCCAACTTCAAAAAAATAAGAACCCTTTGTCAAAGGAACTtttcaaagtttgttttcaaAGATCATTTGAACTTTTCTACCAAGTTTTACAAAAGTTGAAGCACCTGGGTTAAATATTTGTATTGTAGAATATGGTCC contains the following coding sequences:
- the LOC121503615 gene encoding primary amine oxidase, liver isozyme-like; amino-acid sequence: MVEKRMNSLVKWVLILLVLFSIILNIVLIAIHSSRAPKCSARPTHPLRVKHDERSVVFADLTQEEYLQVQQFMLKQKDLDISTNQITKPWENFLFLIDLSLPRKVDALAFLDGKGVKPVREATVVVFHGAHGYIKEYVVGPLPNPTYYKDVTKERYKTDLPITSRAVTVGEYALLFSFFQRHVFSKLDKLMKESFDVDEDKQLNAFEQMPRGVRAGDRKTWVSFFRDMSGMYIHPVGFEVLVNHESVNASEWQVERLLYNGQYFDTVEELKQKYEAGSVKKIKYKETADYGSLRPKHKTQQIGPQLFNVEGKRYSISNNHVVYLDWSFVFGLSAQTGARVFDVRFKGERIIYELSVQEAMSVYGSVTPGMMMTKFLDSSIGIGRFAHELARGVDCPYDATYIDTYRYIDVPTPVRFRNSICVFEHNLGQPLRRHFADFFHNSYGGMVNSALVMRTITAIGNYDYMWDFIFYQSGSVEAKVHATGYISSSYLMDGNLKYGHQVAENVLGNIHTHFINFKVDLDVRGVNNFFQTKDMKFVNTSLPWMPDRHAMVPQLVENQLKTEKEAALRYDTKTPRYLHIASNETNRWGHQRSYRLQVFSFTGDHLPESQVEERSMSWARYKVAITKHKDLEQTSSSLYSQNNMWNPAVDFSKYIEDNESIENEDLVAWVTTGFLHIPHAEDIPNTVTVGNGGGVLLRPHNYFDEDPSIHSADSVYISPKAVDSCENNRMACLAQETCSPVFEPFTYHGFEGVMRFEDWA